A single genomic interval of Fructobacillus americanaquae harbors:
- a CDS encoding nitroreductase family protein: protein MSEFLDLQKKRRSIYALGKDVSKTPEELNTIIKEAIANTPSAFNSQSTQAVVLTGAAHERLWEITLAELKKVSADEEAFAATKAKVDGAFKAGFGTVLFYTDTNIVKGLQEGFPLYANNFPDWAEEAVGISLYAVWLRLAEEGLGASLQHYNPLIDAAVAKEFNLPENWTLRGQMPFGSIVAPASEKDYLAEDVRFRFFQD from the coding sequence ATGTCAGAATTTTTAGATTTGCAAAAAAAGCGTCGTTCAATTTATGCCCTTGGTAAGGACGTTTCAAAAACTCCTGAAGAACTGAACACAATTATTAAAGAAGCCATTGCAAACACACCATCAGCTTTTAATTCACAATCAACGCAAGCCGTTGTTTTGACTGGTGCCGCTCACGAGCGTTTGTGGGAAATCACGTTAGCTGAACTCAAGAAGGTTTCTGCTGATGAAGAAGCCTTTGCTGCTACGAAGGCCAAGGTTGATGGTGCTTTCAAGGCCGGTTTTGGTACTGTTTTGTTCTATACTGACACAAACATCGTCAAGGGCTTGCAAGAAGGCTTCCCACTTTACGCTAACAACTTCCCTGATTGGGCTGAAGAAGCAGTTGGTATCTCGCTTTACGCTGTTTGGTTGCGCTTAGCAGAAGAAGGTCTTGGTGCCTCATTGCAACACTATAACCCATTGATTGATGCTGCCGTCGCCAAGGAATTTAACTTGCCTGAAAACTGGACCTTGCGTGGTCAAATGCCATTTGGATCAATCGTTGCCCCTGCAAGTGAGAAAGACTACTTAGCAGAAGACGTACGTTTCCGTTTCTTCCAAGACTAA
- a CDS encoding iron-sulfur cluster biosynthesis family protein produces the protein MKLTFTPAATERLQKFLGDDVKMVLDFDDGVGPFSDEANCTLALSFNLLFVNKDADLSEFGAKIDSNLGEIYAKPYSTDQMDEEMTIDVNEKYLRYSLSGRRGELDPALGIKKVA, from the coding sequence ATGAAATTGACTTTTACACCAGCAGCAACTGAGCGTTTGCAGAAGTTTTTGGGCGACGACGTCAAGATGGTCCTAGATTTCGATGATGGCGTTGGACCATTCTCAGATGAAGCGAACTGCACCTTGGCTTTGTCATTCAACCTCTTATTCGTTAATAAGGATGCGGATTTGTCGGAATTTGGTGCTAAAATTGACTCAAACCTTGGCGAAATTTATGCTAAGCCTTATTCAACCGACCAAATGGATGAAGAAATGACCATCGACGTCAATGAAAAGTACTTACGCTACTCATTGTCTGGTCGTCGTGGCGAACTTGACCCTGCCTTGGGTATCAAGAAAGTTGCCTAA
- a CDS encoding fluoride efflux transporter FluC yields MTVETNRKIEGLVVFFGGALGGLLRYVLSFTPVIGQWPLTTMLINWLGAFLLAFLGAYLVGKMERPAYWQSFLGTGIMGGFTTFGTMILQTFHLGLHQPILAVSYLFFSLFGGLALALAGQLIAQECLKQKQKGASHA; encoded by the coding sequence ATGACGGTTGAAACAAATCGAAAAATTGAAGGATTGGTTGTTTTCTTTGGAGGTGCCCTTGGTGGGCTCCTGCGCTATGTATTAAGCTTTACGCCAGTAATCGGACAATGGCCATTGACGACGATGTTGATTAACTGGTTGGGGGCTTTTTTGTTGGCCTTCTTGGGCGCTTATTTGGTTGGCAAGATGGAACGGCCGGCATACTGGCAGTCGTTTTTAGGGACTGGTATTATGGGTGGGTTCACGACCTTTGGGACCATGATTTTGCAGACTTTCCATCTTGGCTTGCATCAACCAATCTTAGCTGTTTCTTATCTTTTCTTTTCTCTATTTGGTGGTCTGGCACTAGCACTTGCTGGACAATTGATCGCTCAAGAATGTTTGAAACAAAAACAAAAGGGGGCCAGCCATGCTTGA
- a CDS encoding DegV family protein, whose amino-acid sequence MTKKTAIIVDSSAALPAEIRRSYGIEEVSIPILFGQETYMGGQDLTSLADLVELMTKKDVLPTTSQPSPAEWEQALNQAVQAGYTEAIIITLSSGISGAFQTAKLVAAGFTGLEEILVVDSKLTNMGQASQALLAAKLAEKGRTLAEIDQALSDFRKNLGVRLVVNDISHLKRTGRLSRGQALIGGLLNIKPILSFDIVLDGKIGAVGKARKMSGAKEQIQEAFEDYLKVADFPVRAYIIDGNNAKLGDKWLKDFQSKYPTVAFERASMDPVIGVHTGDGAMAVIWSQDWQVMAKED is encoded by the coding sequence ATGACAAAGAAAACAGCAATAATTGTGGATTCATCGGCGGCGTTGCCGGCCGAAATCCGCCGTTCATATGGAATTGAGGAAGTTTCAATTCCGATTTTGTTTGGCCAAGAAACTTATATGGGTGGTCAGGATTTAACTTCTCTAGCTGATTTGGTCGAATTAATGACTAAAAAAGACGTTTTGCCAACGACATCGCAACCAAGTCCGGCTGAATGGGAGCAGGCCTTGAACCAAGCGGTTCAAGCAGGCTATACAGAAGCAATCATCATCACTTTGTCTTCCGGGATTTCAGGCGCTTTTCAAACGGCAAAATTGGTTGCTGCTGGTTTTACTGGCCTTGAAGAAATTCTTGTAGTCGATTCCAAATTGACTAACATGGGTCAGGCCAGTCAAGCGTTATTGGCAGCCAAATTAGCCGAAAAGGGGCGTACTTTGGCTGAAATCGATCAAGCCCTCTCGGACTTCCGTAAGAACCTTGGGGTTCGTTTGGTCGTCAACGATATTTCGCATCTGAAGCGAACAGGGCGCCTATCCCGTGGGCAAGCCCTAATTGGCGGTCTATTAAATATTAAGCCAATTTTGTCCTTTGATATCGTTTTAGACGGGAAGATTGGAGCCGTTGGCAAGGCTCGGAAAATGTCTGGGGCGAAGGAACAAATCCAAGAAGCCTTTGAGGACTACCTAAAAGTTGCTGATTTTCCTGTGCGAGCCTACATCATTGACGGTAATAATGCTAAATTAGGGGATAAATGGCTGAAGGATTTTCAGTCAAAGTATCCGACAGTCGCCTTTGAACGGGCAAGTATGGATCCTGTGATTGGTGTGCATACCGGTGATGGGGCAATGGCCGTCATTTGGTCACAAGACTGGCAGGTCATGGCAAAAGAAGATTGA
- a CDS encoding fluoride efflux transporter FluC: protein MLENYLLVMIGAGLGALLRYLLLIWWPQRFDFLTGVWAVNILGSFLLGALSSIGQGAHAVLLTQTGFLGGLTTFSTMMTQAKQREGLCQQLLYLFVQVLAGAIAFFLGQVLVGAVR, encoded by the coding sequence ATGCTTGAAAACTACTTACTGGTGATGATTGGCGCGGGGCTGGGCGCCCTTTTACGGTATCTGTTACTGATTTGGTGGCCGCAGCGCTTTGATTTTTTGACCGGAGTTTGGGCGGTTAATATCCTTGGATCATTTTTACTTGGTGCTCTTTCAAGTATTGGCCAAGGTGCCCACGCCGTCCTTTTGACGCAAACCGGTTTTTTGGGTGGATTAACAACATTCTCAACAATGATGACCCAGGCCAAACAAAGAGAGGGCCTCTGTCAGCAACTTCTTTATTTATTTGTCCAGGTTCTAGCGGGTGCCATCGCCTTCTTCTTAGGTCAAGTGCTAGTGGGGGCCGTTCGTTAG
- a CDS encoding Rrf2 family transcriptional regulator yields MKPSLRLTNALHILVYVATARPTDSLSSATIASSINTNPSRVRALLAELQNANILCRQGPYPGRPVLAKNSKDITFAEVLQAVEDCAAVFALDKHTNPDCPVGSSIGSALSKYYGEIDQAVMAVMGEMTLFDLIEDVKKNQTLPI; encoded by the coding sequence ATGAAACCATCATTACGATTAACAAATGCGCTCCACATCCTTGTTTATGTGGCAACTGCGCGACCAACAGATTCATTGAGCTCTGCTACGATTGCGAGTTCAATTAATACGAACCCGTCACGTGTCCGGGCACTTTTAGCTGAATTACAGAATGCTAATATTCTGTGTCGGCAGGGTCCTTATCCTGGCCGTCCTGTACTTGCAAAAAATAGTAAGGACATTACCTTTGCAGAGGTTTTGCAGGCCGTTGAGGATTGTGCGGCAGTTTTTGCTTTAGATAAACATACCAACCCTGATTGTCCAGTCGGTTCTTCAATTGGTTCGGCCCTGTCAAAGTATTATGGCGAAATTGATCAAGCCGTGATGGCCGTGATGGGAGAAATGACCCTTTTTGATCTTATCGAAGACGTTAAAAAGAATCAAACGCTACCAATTTGA